One part of the Sorangiineae bacterium MSr11954 genome encodes these proteins:
- a CDS encoding queuosine precursor transporter, translated as MTSNRTVSRVGVAAVGAYVGAQVVADITSVKIGTVFGLAVDMGTWIYPITFTLRDVVHKALGRRAARTLVLTAAAVNLAMAAYLQWVARQPSDPSYTLGNEFAAVLGPLWRIAVASILAEIASELLDTEVYHWFVRRVTTRYQWARVALSNAVSVPVDNVVFAVGAFGALPFLKEHPLTLPWASVWSIFVVNLAVKGAVSALSLPLIYLSADRDWQTDPHDA; from the coding sequence ATGACATCGAATCGAACCGTATCGCGCGTCGGCGTCGCGGCCGTCGGCGCTTATGTCGGGGCGCAGGTGGTGGCCGATATCACCAGCGTCAAGATTGGGACGGTCTTCGGGTTGGCCGTCGATATGGGCACGTGGATTTATCCCATTACATTTACGTTGCGGGACGTCGTCCACAAGGCATTGGGGCGGAGGGCCGCCCGTACATTGGTGCTCACGGCCGCCGCGGTCAATTTGGCCATGGCGGCGTACCTTCAATGGGTGGCCCGCCAGCCGAGCGATCCCAGTTATACCTTGGGCAACGAATTTGCCGCCGTGCTCGGGCCGCTGTGGCGCATCGCCGTGGCCTCCATCCTGGCCGAGATCGCGAGCGAGCTGCTCGACACCGAGGTGTACCACTGGTTCGTTCGACGGGTGACGACGCGCTACCAATGGGCCCGGGTGGCGCTCTCCAACGCGGTCTCGGTCCCGGTGGACAACGTGGTTTTCGCGGTGGGAGCCTTTGGCGCCTTGCCCTTTTTGAAGGAGCACCCCCTGACATTGCCGTGGGCTTCGGTGTGGTCCATCTTCGTCGTCAACCTCGCGGTCAAGGGCGCCGTATCGGCCCTGAGCTTGCCCCTCATCTACCTGTCCGCCGATCGCGATTGGCAAACGGATCCCCACGATGCCTGA
- a CDS encoding epoxide hydrolase — translation MIERFSIHVDEPLLDDLRARIEATRWPDQIPDVGWTQGTERAYLRTMLAYWGGEFDWRAQERWLNTFPHFMWDGIHFVHVRAREGRGLPLILTHGWPSCFAEYLALVRHLDAFDLVIPSLPGYGFSPRPPRLGVNYRFVADRWHALMQELGYSRYGAGGGDFGAGVASFLAMDHPESVIGLHLTTMELSAPHDAPGLSEAERSYVAEKQRWLEVEYGYSALQSTKPQSLGYALNDSPAGLAAWLLEKWHSWTGTMPSNDFLCTLLTIYWATETITSSMRDYYDNRFHGVQPTFVDVPTAFGVFPCQTVTEGEPPREFAERLYRVQRWTTFDRGGHFAAIEQPDLVAADIAEFFRDLQS, via the coding sequence ATGATCGAACGGTTCTCCATCCACGTCGACGAGCCCTTGCTGGATGACTTGCGGGCCCGCATCGAGGCGACGCGCTGGCCCGATCAGATACCCGATGTCGGCTGGACGCAGGGGACCGAGCGCGCGTACCTGCGCACCATGCTCGCGTATTGGGGCGGCGAGTTCGACTGGCGCGCGCAAGAGCGTTGGTTGAACACGTTTCCCCACTTCATGTGGGACGGGATTCATTTCGTGCACGTGCGGGCCCGCGAGGGTCGAGGGCTGCCGCTGATCCTCACGCACGGCTGGCCGAGCTGCTTCGCCGAATACCTGGCGCTGGTCCGGCACCTCGACGCGTTCGATCTGGTCATTCCCTCCCTGCCCGGTTACGGCTTCTCGCCGCGGCCACCGCGACTGGGAGTCAATTACCGCTTCGTTGCGGATCGCTGGCACGCGCTCATGCAGGAGCTGGGCTATTCGCGCTACGGCGCCGGTGGCGGCGACTTCGGCGCGGGCGTCGCGTCGTTTCTAGCGATGGATCATCCGGAGTCCGTGATCGGGCTTCACCTGACGACCATGGAGTTGAGCGCGCCGCACGACGCGCCCGGTTTGTCCGAGGCGGAACGTTCGTACGTCGCCGAGAAGCAGCGCTGGCTCGAGGTGGAGTACGGCTACAGCGCGCTTCAATCCACCAAGCCGCAGTCGCTCGGTTACGCGCTCAATGATTCTCCGGCGGGGCTCGCGGCGTGGCTGCTCGAGAAATGGCACTCGTGGACCGGGACCATGCCCTCCAATGACTTTCTGTGCACCTTGCTCACCATTTATTGGGCCACCGAGACCATCACCTCGTCGATGCGCGATTATTACGACAATCGTTTTCATGGCGTGCAGCCCACCTTCGTCGACGTCCCCACCGCGTTCGGCGTCTTCCCTTGTCAGACCGTGACGGAGGGCGAGCCACCCCGTGAGTTCGCCGAGCGACTCTATCGGGTCCAGCGGTGGACCACGTTCGATCGCGGCGGTCATTTTGCGGCCATCGAGCAGCCCGACCTGGTCGCGGCCGACATCGCCGAATTTTTTCGCGATCTCCAATCATGA